The following are encoded together in the Flavobacterium haoranii genome:
- a CDS encoding four helix bundle protein, translating to MNGKRHNYKNLKIWQFGLEIANDVSDVLINFPIHERYDLSSQISRCSISIPSKIAEGSSRTDKSFSHFLDISLGSSFELITQLHIAKYRKYITEEKFNTLEIKIEEFQRMTMSFQNGLN from the coding sequence ATGAATGGCAAAAGACATAATTATAAAAATTTGAAAATCTGGCAATTTGGCTTAGAAATCGCCAATGATGTTTCAGATGTTTTAATTAATTTCCCCATTCATGAAAGATATGATTTAAGTTCTCAAATAAGTAGATGTTCAATTTCAATTCCAAGTAAAATTGCTGAAGGTTCTTCAAGAACAGATAAATCATTCAGCCATTTTTTAGATATTTCACTTGGCTCATCATTTGAATTGATTACACAACTACATATAGCAAAATACAGAAAGTATATTACGGAAGAAAAATTTAATACATTAGAAATTAAAATTGAAGAATTTCAAAGAATGACAATGAGTTTTCAAAACGGACTTAATTAA
- the lepB gene encoding signal peptidase I has protein sequence METSSWILFILLVQVIHGLGTWKLYIKAGRKAWEAFVPIYNAIVLMKIINRPSWWTFLLFVPIINLFMFPIVWIETLRTFGKKSTLDMILGIVTFGFYIAYVNYTQEVTYFADRDLKAPTKAMDTVGSIAFAIIVATFVHTYFIQPFTIPTSSLEKSLLVGDFLFVSKFHYGARTPMTAVAAPMVHDTLPIVHTKSYTKWPQLPYFRFPGFQQIERNDIVVFNWPVDTVYKFFDRSGRRADKPIDKKSNYVKRCVGVAGDEIQIKEGILYVNGQVLQLPERAKPQFSYKIAIDGKTPINFEYLLKELNITDPAYQVSQDTILFRALPDESVARLKNVPGITNVIRIVSHDVEKGIFPHTKNWNVDNLGPIYIPQEGKTVELNAETLPFYKNIITDYEHNKLEVNGNEIRINGKVVTSYTFKQNYYWMMGDNRHNSEDSRYWGYVPEDHIVGKPIFIWMSIDGINNGLSNWKIRWDRLFTTVSGEGQPKSYFKYFLVLLALYFVGEYFWKKKKKENA, from the coding sequence ATGGAAACATCAAGTTGGATTTTATTTATACTACTAGTTCAAGTTATTCACGGATTAGGAACTTGGAAACTATATATAAAAGCTGGTAGAAAAGCTTGGGAAGCATTCGTTCCTATTTACAATGCAATAGTTTTAATGAAAATTATTAATCGCCCTTCTTGGTGGACATTTTTACTTTTCGTTCCTATTATAAACTTGTTTATGTTTCCAATTGTTTGGATTGAAACACTGAGAACTTTTGGTAAAAAATCTACTTTAGATATGATTCTTGGAATCGTAACTTTTGGATTTTATATCGCTTATGTAAATTACACACAAGAAGTAACTTATTTTGCTGATCGCGATTTAAAAGCACCAACAAAAGCTATGGATACTGTAGGCTCAATTGCGTTTGCAATTATTGTAGCAACTTTTGTTCACACCTATTTTATTCAGCCATTTACAATTCCAACATCTTCATTAGAAAAATCTTTACTTGTTGGAGACTTCTTATTTGTAAGTAAATTTCATTACGGTGCTAGAACACCAATGACTGCAGTTGCAGCACCAATGGTTCATGATACGTTACCAATTGTTCATACAAAATCGTATACAAAATGGCCACAATTGCCTTATTTTAGATTTCCTGGGTTTCAACAAATAGAACGCAATGATATTGTTGTTTTTAACTGGCCAGTAGACACTGTTTACAAATTTTTTGACCGCTCTGGAAGAAGAGCTGACAAACCTATTGACAAAAAATCAAATTATGTTAAAAGATGTGTAGGTGTTGCTGGAGATGAAATTCAAATTAAAGAAGGAATTTTGTATGTAAACGGTCAAGTATTACAATTACCAGAAAGAGCAAAACCACAGTTTTCTTATAAAATTGCTATTGATGGTAAAACTCCAATTAACTTTGAATATCTTTTAAAAGAGTTGAATATTACTGATCCTGCTTATCAAGTTTCTCAAGATACCATTTTATTTAGAGCGCTTCCAGATGAAAGTGTTGCACGATTGAAAAATGTTCCAGGAATTACAAATGTTATCCGTATTGTGTCTCACGATGTTGAAAAAGGAATTTTTCCTCATACAAAAAATTGGAACGTAGACAATTTAGGTCCAATTTACATTCCACAAGAAGGAAAAACAGTTGAATTAAATGCTGAAACTTTACCTTTTTATAAAAATATAATTACAGACTACGAACACAACAAACTAGAAGTAAACGGTAATGAAATTAGAATAAATGGTAAAGTAGTTACAAGCTATACTTTTAAACAAAACTATTATTGGATGATGGGTGATAATCGTCACAATTCTGAGGATTCTCGTTATTGGGGTTATGTGCCTGAAGATCATATTGTAGGAAAACCAATATTCATTTGGATGAGTATTGACGGTATAAACAACGGATTAAGTAACTGGAAAATTAGATGGGACCGATTATTCACAACAGTTTCAGGTGAAGGTCAGCCTAAATCATATTTTAAATACTTCTTAGTATTATTAGCACTTTATTTCGTTGGTGAATATTTTTGGAAGAAAAAGAAGAAAGAAAATGCGTAA
- a CDS encoding WbqC family protein, protein MNIILHPTYFPSISHYVAMIQAQEITFEVEDNFQKQTNRNRMYIHSPNGLQMLNIPIKHTKDKHQKFKDIKIENDFNWQKNHFKSLEAAYRTSPFFEYFEDDIRPIFEKKQDFMMDLNFEIFEIVNNCLGVDLPFLKTEEYFHEIIDKTDFRYLTNGKKDLFQNEEYTQVFEEKNGFIPNLSILDLLFNEGRYAVDYLKNQKL, encoded by the coding sequence ATGAACATAATCCTTCATCCAACATATTTCCCATCAATTAGCCATTATGTGGCTATGATTCAAGCTCAAGAAATTACTTTTGAAGTAGAGGATAATTTCCAAAAGCAAACGAATAGAAACAGAATGTACATTCATAGTCCAAATGGATTACAAATGTTAAACATTCCTATAAAACACACTAAAGATAAACATCAAAAATTTAAAGATATAAAAATTGAAAATGATTTTAATTGGCAAAAAAATCATTTCAAATCTTTAGAAGCTGCCTATAGAACTTCTCCTTTTTTCGAATATTTTGAAGACGATATTCGTCCTATTTTTGAAAAAAAACAGGATTTTATGATGGACTTAAATTTTGAAATTTTTGAAATTGTAAATAATTGTTTAGGAGTTGATTTACCTTTTTTAAAAACCGAAGAATATTTTCATGAAATAATTGACAAAACAGATTTTCGATATTTAACAAACGGTAAGAAAGATTTGTTTCAAAATGAAGAATACACACAGGTTTTTGAAGAAAAAAATGGTTTTATCCCTAATTTAAGTATTCTTGATTTACTTTTTAACGAAGGTAGATATGCTGTTGATTACTTGAAAAATCAGAAGCTATAA